The following coding sequences are from one Kogia breviceps isolate mKogBre1 chromosome X, mKogBre1 haplotype 1, whole genome shotgun sequence window:
- the LOC131748152 gene encoding LOW QUALITY PROTEIN: G-protein coupled receptor family C group 5 member C-like (The sequence of the model RefSeq protein was modified relative to this genomic sequence to represent the inferred CDS: inserted 1 base in 1 codon), which produces MGSYNVVLHSGAWGIILEVVVGAGVITTFVLTIILVASLPFVQDTKKRSLLGTQVFFLLGTPGLFCLIFACVVKPDFSTCASRRFLFGVLFAICFSCLVAHVAALNFLVHKNHRPRGWVVFIVALLLSLVEVIIKTEWLIITLVRAGGPPANGSAGWATTSPCAIANMDFVMALIYVMLLLLCAFTGAWPALCGRLQRWQKHGVFVLLTTATSIAIWVAWIVMYTYGNQQCDSPTWDDPTLAITLAANAWAFVLFYVIPEVSQVTKASPEQSYQGALYPTWGVGYETILKEQXGQSMFVENKAFSMDEPASAKRPVSPYSGYNGQLLTGVYQPTEMTLMHKAPSEGAYDVILPRATANSQVMGSTNSILQAEDIYTAQSHQDATLPKEGKNSQVFSNPYVWD; this is translated from the exons atgggatcatacaacgTGGTCCTTCACTCTGGGGCTTGGGGCATCAtcctggaggtggtggtgggggcagGCGTCATCACCACTTTTGTCCTCACCATCATCCTCGTGGCCAGCCTCCCCTTCGTGCAGGACACCAAGAAGCGGAGCTTGCTGGGGACCCAGGTGTTCTTCCTGCTGGGGACCCCGGGCCTCTTTTGCCTCATCTTTGCCTGCGTGGTGAAGCCTGACTTCTCCACCTGTGCCTCTCGGCGCTTCCTCTTTGGGGTCCTGTTCGCCATCTGCTTCTCCTGCCTGGTGGCCCACGTGGCAGCCCTCAACTTCCTGGTCCACAAGAACCACAGGCCCCGGGGTTGGGTGGTCTTCATCGTGGCCCTGTTGCTGAGCCTCGTGGAGGTGATCATCAAAACGGAGTGGCTGATCATCACGCTGGTGCGGGCAGGTGGCCCTCCGGCCAACGGCAGTGCCGGCTGGGCCACCACCTCCCCCTGTGCCATCGCCAACATGGACTTTGTCATGGCGCTGATCTACgtcatgctgctgctgctgtgtgcCTTCACGGGGGCCTGGCCCGCTCTGTGCGGCCGCCTCCAGCGCTGGCAGAAGCACGGGGTCTTCGTGCTGCTGACCACAGCCACCTCCATCGCCATCTGGGTAGCCTGGATTGTCATGTACACCTACGGCAACCAGCAGTGCGACAGTCCCACGTGGGATGACCCCACACTGGCCATCACCCTCGCCGCCAATGCCTGGGCCTTTGTGCTCTTCTATGTCATCCCTGAGGTCTCCCAGGTGACCAAGGCCAGCCCGGAGCAGAGCTACCAGGGGGCCCTGTACCCCACCTGGGGCGTGGGCTACGAGACCATCCTGAAAGAGC AAGGGCAGAGCATGTTTGTGGAAAACAAGGCATTTTCCATGGACGAGCCAGCCTCAGCTAAGAGACCAGTGTCACCGTACAGCGGGTACAATGGGCAGCTGCTGACCGGAGTGTACCAGCCCACGGAGATGACCCTGATGCACAAAGCCCCATCTGAAGGAGCCTACGACGTCATCCTCCCGCGGGCCACTGCTAACAGCCAGGTGATGGGCAGTACCAACTCCATCCTGCAGGCCGAAGACATCTACACAGCCCAGAGCCACCAGGACGCCACCCTGCCCAAGGAAGGCAAGAACTCTCAGGTCTTTAGCAACCCCTACGTGTGGGACTGA